The proteins below come from a single Magallana gigas chromosome 10, xbMagGiga1.1, whole genome shotgun sequence genomic window:
- the LOC117683712 gene encoding uncharacterized protein: MFTPYKLICIFVLVHSECSPVSSKNTSGVADCSHPSKMDFGLVKNVSVRESLKTLPKIMAGFLLINNSVEGQEEDITFTLSDCIRSQDCRIYTMLDKKKENTMTLCVVVNETKNCFVSTCTCPNSRTRRGINSHLLTPNPSSRPQEAMCKLELILSENISDNLHRNVTTLRDERSENPMDCTTHQFKTKLNTLQNISEPNKLPAYGNNNWVYTLFIGFGVGAFFGSLATFLWFKRKASMPKTLSVVNAVYKSEICGDENLYLQNFTEYSEIPDCMIKISSEEQKDPLHKARGSPKHDTQTKFHASPSLVVHDNTFELSFQKEDKYEREHTNDRGLAKTQGLVPSRSSDNSDIQQQESYVNNEIEQDTYLIPSNMIDVTNTGSPDIGIEYPRDKNDVDLATKDEEDTTMKTNTVQMENLNSNATYFVLSADENKTVH; this comes from the exons ATGTTTACCCCTTACAAATTGATCTGCATTTTTG TTTTAGTCCACAGCGAGTGTTCGCCAGTTTCAAGCAAGAATACGTCAGGTGTTGCTGATTGCAGCCATCCAAGTAAAATGGATTTCGGTCTTGTAAAGAATGTCTCCGTTAG agaGTCCCTAAAGACTTTACCAAAAATTATGGCTGGGTTTCTTTTGATCAACAACTCAG TTGAAGGTCAAGAAGAAGACATCACATTTACTCTAAGTGACTGCATCAGGAGTCAAGACTGTAGAATTTACACTATGCTGgacaaaaagaaagaaaatacaaTGACTCTTTGTGTAGTCGTAAACGAGACAAAGAATTGCTTTGTGTCCACCTGTACGTGCCCAAACAGTCGTACACGTCGAGGTATTAATTCCCATTTACTTACTCCAAATCCTTCATCAAGACCTCAAGAAGCCATGTGTAAATTGGAGCTCATTTTAAGTGAAAATATTTCGGATAACCTTCATAGAAATGTGACAACTCTCAGAGATGAAAGATCGGAAAATCCAATGGACTGTACTACTCATCAATTCAAAACCAAGTTAAACACTTTGCAAAATATAAGTGAGCCAAATAAGCTACCAGCATACG GTAATAACAATTGGGTTTACACTTTATTCATCGGATTTGGCGTAGGCGCTTTTTTTGGAAGTTTGGCAACCTTTCTTTGGTTTAAAAG GAAAGCCTCTATGCCGAAAACCTTATCAGTGGTAAATGCAGTATATAAGAGCGAAATCTGTGGAGATGAGAACTTGTATTTACAAAACTTCACGGAATACTCAGAAATACCAGATTGTATGATTAAGATCAGTTCGGAG GAACAGAAAGACCCTTTACACAAAGCTCGAGGGAGTCCTAAACATGATACTCAAACAAAATTCCATGCATCTCCTTCTCTTGTCGTTCACGACAATACATTTGAACTGAGTTTTCAGAAGGAAGACAAATATGAAAGGGAACACACAAACGACAGGGGACTGGCGAAAACACAAGGTTTAGTTCCCTCGAGGAGCTCAGATAATTCTGATATTCAACAACAAGAATCTTATGTTAACAACGAAATTGAACAGGATACTTATTTGATTCCTTCCAATATGATTGATGTCACTAATACCGGTAGTCCTGATATTGGTATAGAATATCCAAGGGACAAGAACGACGTGGATTTAGCTACTAAAGACGAAGAGGACACAACAATGAAAACGAATACTGTACAGATGGAAAATCTCAATAGTAACGCTACTTATTTTGTGCTGAGTGCAGATGAGAATAAGACAGTGCATTga